The following are encoded together in the Bos indicus x Bos taurus breed Angus x Brahman F1 hybrid chromosome 24, Bos_hybrid_MaternalHap_v2.0, whole genome shotgun sequence genome:
- the PMAIP1 gene encoding phorbol-12-myristate-13-acetate-induced protein 1, translating into MPGRRARKSAQPSPTRVPADPEVECAIQLRRIGDKLNFRQKLVNLISKLLRSGT; encoded by the exons ATGCCTGGAAGGAGGGCTCGTAAGAGCGCCCAGCCGAGCCCCACGCGGGTCCCGGCAG aTCCTGAAGTTGAATGTGCCATTCAGTTGAGGAGAATTGGAGACAAACTGAATTTCCGGCAGAAACTTGTGAATCTGATATCCAAACTCCTCCGCTCAGGAACTTGA